AGCGGTACATATACCGTTTGAGATTGCACAGGCTTGTATAGATGCATTAGTGGTCGCAAAACAAATGAAGGATAAATTGCACCAAAATGTTGTTTGTGATGCGACCTTTGGTGCGATGAGCTGCAATACGGCATTGCAAGGTGCAGTGCTTTTGGCAGAGCTCAACATATCTTTGTTGCGCGGTGATGCAGAGTTAATGGAAAAATTAAAAATAGACATGATGAATTTTGCAGAGAGAAGTGATATGTTAATCGATGCTATATTGTGTAAATAAAAATAGCAGGAAGAAATCTTCCTGCTATTTTTATTTGGAATCCTAGCTTAATTTATATGTCTAAGCTTTGTCTGTTTGCTCCGGGGCCGTCGTTTGCAATAGCTACAGCCGCTTGTTTAAATGTTTTCATATCGTTGACCATATGCAAACAGGCATCAAGGAGTGTCATGCCGAGGGCTGCTTGGCAGCCTTCATAGAGCGTTGAATCAAGATAAAGATAAGCATTTAGATTTAGAGATTCAATTGCTTCTTTATGAAGTGGTTCAGGTGAAAGAGAAGCGTTAATTAAGTAATTATTAATTTCCTTATTCATGCTTACAGCAATTCGTGCGGCTAATGCAGTAAGTGGCCCGTCAAGCATGATTGCACATTTATTTGCAGCGGCAGCGATGATTGCTCCAGTAATAGCCGCTAATTCCACGTTATCTATATTAGTGAATGACTCTAGGGATTTATTGGCGAATCTATTTGGCACTTGCTGACCATATGGAGTGAGGTTTAAGCTTTCACCAATTCCAAGAATTCTGCTACCTTTTTTAAATTCTTGATCGGCGACTTGCATACCTAATGCTAATGCTTGCCCGCAATTCATTTTACTATTGTCTAGATCAGCAATTGTAAGATTCGCCTTTGTATGTGAAGCAAAGGCGTAAATCAATGAATTTTTAGGTGTAGAAAATAGAAGTATACTTTTTTTCAAATTCTTTGGTTTAGACATTTCAGTTATACCCGCAAGCTGGACAGCTAATTTTTCAAGATGTCCAAGACTGCCAAGCGGTTTTGTAAGATTATCAATATGTAATTGGCACGCTTGCATTGCTTCATTATCTAATGAAGCGGCAATATAACGATCAGGCAATATTTCAGATAACATCTGATCTGGATCAACGATTGTTGTGTTTTCAGGATTAGATTCATGCAGATAGGATTTTATCGTAGCGTCAAGGATTGACATGGCAAGTGCGGCTCCAGTCGCTTCCCCAAAACGAAAATGCATATCAATATATGCTTTTAATTCTAATATTTCGAGGGCTTTGCTATGTGCAGGCTCAGCTGATAGGTGTGAGCCAATTAAGAATTTTTTAGATAGTGGACAAAGACTCGCTGCAATTAAAGCGGCTGCACTTGCATTAAATCCATCGATGACAACAGCAGCACGGTTCGCTGCACAACCGAGGATAACCCCTGCCAAGCAACCAAGTTCAAAACCACCAACTTTTTTCAAAACGTCTAGGCCATCATTTGAATTTGGTTTATTTACCGCTAATCCTTTTTCTACGACTTGGATTTTTTTTAGTAATCGTTCATCAGAAATATTAGTTCCACGACCAGTTGCCTTTTTGGGAGCTAGCTTAGCAAAAGCTGCGACAATTGCTGCACTAGAGGTTGTATTGGCGATGCCCATTTCCCCCAAACAAAAACAACGATAGCCTTCAGCAATTTTTTGCGTGGCAATTTCAATTCCAATTTCAAGTGAACGAATTGCTTCGCTTTCGGTCATTGCAGGGCCTTTTGTAAAGTTTTTTGTGCCGTAATTGATTTTTCTATCAATAAGTCCCTCGATTTTTTCCATAGGCGCAGCAATGCCAACATCGACTACGACTAAATCAGCACCACAATGCAAGGCCATTGCGTTAGCACCTGCACCTTTAGCGACTAAATAATTACGTGTCATTTGTACTGTCGTTTCAACTGGATAGGCACTTACACCTTCCTCAGCGACGCCATGATCTGCACAAGCGACTACCATACATTTTTTTGGTACTGACGGGGTAATCTCATTGGTAATACCGACGTATTTTTGTAATATAGTTTCAAGATAACCAAGGCAGCCTTCAGGTGTAATTAAATTATGGCTAGCCTTTTTTATTTTTGCCATTGCTAAATCATTCAGAGGTGTAACTTTAGCAATTGTACTTTTTAATAAATCCATAATAACCTCACTTTAATTTCTTTAGATGTTACGATTAACTATCGGATAAAAATATAGAAGGTGCAGCCGGTAGACAGTTTGCACCGATTTTTTATGAAAATATAAGTTGTAAATTAGATAAATGAAGGTTGGATTGTATTCACTTTGGTTATTTTCATAAGAAAATTAATCACTACAAATACCTTGAAACTTATTATAACATGGAGATATAGGAGAGTAAACTAATGAAAAGCTTGAATTTTATGCCTAAAGGGTAAGATGAAATTCAAGTTTTTTGCATAAAAATTTGTTAATATTCTGTAATTTGGTCATACTAATTCCAAGTATCTGGAAGGAAGGTGTTTTTGTGGAACAAAACCAAAAAGGTTCTTTATATAAAAAGATATTTGAATATATTCAATATAAACCTAAAACGGAAGAAACTACTTTTGTTTTGCCAGAAACGGAAGAAGAACAATGGATTGCATATAACAAAACAAAAGCAAAAGCAAGTGTTTTAGATTGTCTATCGGATGTTACAAATGGAATAAAATCTTTATCTGAGGTTATTGAATTAGCGAAAGAAAAATGTGCGTCGGGAAAGTGGACAAAAGAAGATATAGAAATATTAAAAATTCGGTTAGAAATGTTAGAAATGCGAGCTGATGAATTAGAGCCAATTATTCTTGCCTATGAGCATGGCAATATGGACCGGGGAAGAATTAGTGTCAGCAGTAGTTTGATTGAGAACAAAACGACAATAGAAAGACTATACCATTTACCAAAAAATAAAGACATTCAAACTCGCGAATTTGAATTAAAAGGAAAAATCCCCGTTAAAATGATGTTAAATTACATTGATGGTATGGTTGATAAGCAATTGTTAACCTTGGCATTATTACAACCATTGATGCTTTTCGAATATGAAAAGGAAGGGTTGATTGGTGAAACTTTAACTGATAAATTGGTAAATAATCTTATTCCACACTTGCAGCCGCTTAAAATAACGACTTATCAAGATGTGACAAAAAGTATCAATGCTGGCGATTGTGTTTTATTTATTGAGGGTTCAAAAGAGGCATTGGGAATTGATGTAAAGGGATATAAAAGCCGTGGGATTGGAAAAGCGGAGATTGAGAAAACCACACGTGGTTCGCAAGCTGCGTTTGCTGAAGCATTGCGTCCAAATACTGCACTGATTCATGCTATGCTGCAAAGTACGAATCTAGTAACAGAATTATTTCCTTTAGGAAAAGTAAATGCGAAAAATTGTGCGGTAATGTATGTTGATGGAATCGTAAATGAAACGGCGAAAAAAGAATTAATTCGACGCATCAAAGGGGTAAAGCGTGATGATGTCTTTGATGCAGGATCGTTTAGTCAAATGATTTCAGATAATAAACTTCAGTTTCCTGAAAATTTATCTACTGAGCGTCCTGATCGTGTAGTTGCAGCACTTATGCAAGGAAGAATTGCCTTTATGGTAGATGGAGATCCCTTTGCTTATATTGCGCCAGTTAATTTATGGGATTTTTTTCATAATCCGGAGGATTATGAAATGCGATTACCAGCGGCTATGTTTATGCGTATCTTGCGCTATACGGGTTTACTTTTAGCATTTTTTTTACCAAGTATATATATTGCGCTAGTATTATTTCATTATGAAGCAATACCAACAGAAATTCTTTTAGCGATATCTGGTTACAGGCAGTTTGTTCCATTTACTTCTGTCTTAGAGTTATTGATGATGATTTTTTCCTTTGAATTGATTCGGGAGGCAACGCTACGTGTACCAGGTCAGCTTGGAGGATCTATCGGTATTGTGGGGGCAATTATTCTTGGGCAGGCGGCAATCTCAGCAAAGTTAGTTAGTCCGCTATTAGTGGTTGTTGTTGCAATTACGGGACTAGCTTCCTATGTCATTCCTGAATATCGATTTGGATTTGCAGTGAGAATTACGCAATATGCAATGCTCCTTTCAGCTGCGATGATGGGCTTGGTTGGCGTAAGTATTGTACTTCTTTTAATCTTATTAGAAATGGTAGGATTAAAATCTTTAGGCGTTCCATTTTTATCACCAATCATCCCCAAAACGTCGACAGTTACAGATATTTTACGGGTGCCTAATTCATATGAGAATGATTTATGGCGTCCAGATGAATTAAATACTGAGCGGGTACAGCGCAAATCAACAGCAAGTGAGTCATGGCGAGAAGAGAAGCCTACACAAAAGGAGGAAGAATAGTGAGTTATGGCATTGGAAAAATAAGTGCAGTAGAAGGCATGACCTTAGTAGCAATGTTGATTGTTCCGAGTATTTATCTCACAGAGCCTAGTTTATCTATTGGGTTTGTGGGAAACTCAGCTTGGCTGTTGAAAATTTGCAGTGGTTTGCTATTGCTAGGTCTTTTATTAGCAATCTTGAAAATCTATCAAAACTATATTGATAAATTTTGTAATGGACGAATGATCACATTTTTTAGTTTTGTACAAGGGGTATTAGGTCGTAGTGGGGGAATGATATTCTTTATTTTATGGGCAGTTTTGTTTCACCTTTCTACGGTTTTGATGATTAGAGAATTTACAGACCATACATTAATGACAACTTTAAAAACGGGAAATTTAAAATTAGTTTTACTTATTTTTGCTGTTGCTATTTTTTTTATGATGCGCTATGGGTTAGAGGTAATTTTACGCTGTGCATATCTTTTGTTAGTTGTACGGGCGATTACTTTAATCATTTTACTTTTTTTGTTATTTTCCTCTTACGATGTTACGCAATTATTGCCATGGCAAGGCTATGGCATGGGGAGTTTAGCAAAATATTCTTTTCTAGACATTGGTACAGGAGCAACCTCGATGGCGATTTTTTTCATTATTCCGCATTTGCAAAATATTGCTACAATGAAAAAAAGTATTTTATATGGAATGGCATACGTAACCTTTTTTAAGATGATTTTAATTCTCATGATGATTATGACGTTTGGAATTATTGTTTCGCCAGAGCGCGTGTTGCTCTTTTATGAATTGGTTCGGTGTGTGAATTTATCGCAATATGTGCAGCGAGTGGACTCAATTTTTATTTTGATGTGGTTGACAGCAGGTTTGATGTCAATTGTAGTAACGCAATATTTATCGGTAATGATTTATTGTGAAGCTTTTAAATTAACGGATAGTAAAGCTTTAATGGCGATTGCAATGTTATTGACTACGAGTATAGCGATGTTGCCTGATTCAACAATTACCGCATTAACAATGAGTGGATTTTTTATTTATCAATGGTCAACGGCTTTTATGGTGTTTAGCTTTATTATTTTGGGGATTGGGTATTATGTGAAATGTCGGAGGAACAGCTCATGTGTTGGACAAGGCCTAAGATAATTATTGTAGTAAGTTTATTATTTGTTATTTTTTTATGTAGCGGTTGTATGGGCGGACAAGAGGTAGATGATTTATCATTTATTTTGACCATTGGAATTGATAAGTCAGATGAACCTGATATGAATATATTTACTTTTCGCATTGCTATGCCTAGATCTTTTACGGGAGATTCTGGGGGAGAGAATAAAGATAAAACAAAACTTGTCAGTGTAAAATCGCCTAACATTACAGAAGCAATTCGACAACTTGGGATTGCGTTGAATCGTAATCCTGAGTTAAGCCATACCTCTGCTTTATTTATTAGTGAGGAGGTTGCAAAAGAAGGAATTTATCCATATTTGACGATGTTTCTACGTGAACAAGTATATTTAAATACAATGTCAATTTTAATTATTGAAGGTGAGGCAAAGGAGGCTTTGAAAAAAAATACGGCTCCTTTTGAGCTTTTTCAATATCGATGGATAGATAGTTTAAAAAGAGTGCAGAAATTTGCCGCTAGTTCTCTAATTAATGATGTAAATCAA
This genomic interval from Selenobaculum gibii contains the following:
- a CDS encoding spore germination protein; protein product: MEQNQKGSLYKKIFEYIQYKPKTEETTFVLPETEEEQWIAYNKTKAKASVLDCLSDVTNGIKSLSEVIELAKEKCASGKWTKEDIEILKIRLEMLEMRADELEPIILAYEHGNMDRGRISVSSSLIENKTTIERLYHLPKNKDIQTREFELKGKIPVKMMLNYIDGMVDKQLLTLALLQPLMLFEYEKEGLIGETLTDKLVNNLIPHLQPLKITTYQDVTKSINAGDCVLFIEGSKEALGIDVKGYKSRGIGKAEIEKTTRGSQAAFAEALRPNTALIHAMLQSTNLVTELFPLGKVNAKNCAVMYVDGIVNETAKKELIRRIKGVKRDDVFDAGSFSQMISDNKLQFPENLSTERPDRVVAALMQGRIAFMVDGDPFAYIAPVNLWDFFHNPEDYEMRLPAAMFMRILRYTGLLLAFFLPSIYIALVLFHYEAIPTEILLAISGYRQFVPFTSVLELLMMIFSFELIREATLRVPGQLGGSIGIVGAIILGQAAISAKLVSPLLVVVVAITGLASYVIPEYRFGFAVRITQYAMLLSAAMMGLVGVSIVLLLILLEMVGLKSLGVPFLSPIIPKTSTVTDILRVPNSYENDLWRPDELNTERVQRKSTASESWREEKPTQKEEE
- the cobT gene encoding nicotinate-nucleotide--dimethylbenzimidazole phosphoribosyltransferase yields the protein MDLLKSTIAKVTPLNDLAMAKIKKASHNLITPEGCLGYLETILQKYVGITNEITPSVPKKCMVVACADHGVAEEGVSAYPVETTVQMTRNYLVAKGAGANAMALHCGADLVVVDVGIAAPMEKIEGLIDRKINYGTKNFTKGPAMTESEAIRSLEIGIEIATQKIAEGYRCFCLGEMGIANTTSSAAIVAAFAKLAPKKATGRGTNISDERLLKKIQVVEKGLAVNKPNSNDGLDVLKKVGGFELGCLAGVILGCAANRAAVVIDGFNASAAALIAASLCPLSKKFLIGSHLSAEPAHSKALEILELKAYIDMHFRFGEATGAALAMSILDATIKSYLHESNPENTTIVDPDQMLSEILPDRYIAASLDNEAMQACQLHIDNLTKPLGSLGHLEKLAVQLAGITEMSKPKNLKKSILLFSTPKNSLIYAFASHTKANLTIADLDNSKMNCGQALALGMQVADQEFKKGSRILGIGESLNLTPYGQQVPNRFANKSLESFTNIDNVELAAITGAIIAAAANKCAIMLDGPLTALAARIAVSMNKEINNYLINASLSPEPLHKEAIESLNLNAYLYLDSTLYEGCQAALGMTLLDACLHMVNDMKTFKQAAVAIANDGPGANRQSLDI
- a CDS encoding GerAB/ArcD/ProY family transporter, with product MSYGIGKISAVEGMTLVAMLIVPSIYLTEPSLSIGFVGNSAWLLKICSGLLLLGLLLAILKIYQNYIDKFCNGRMITFFSFVQGVLGRSGGMIFFILWAVLFHLSTVLMIREFTDHTLMTTLKTGNLKLVLLIFAVAIFFMMRYGLEVILRCAYLLLVVRAITLIILLFLLFSSYDVTQLLPWQGYGMGSLAKYSFLDIGTGATSMAIFFIIPHLQNIATMKKSILYGMAYVTFFKMILILMMIMTFGIIVSPERVLLFYELVRCVNLSQYVQRVDSIFILMWLTAGLMSIVVTQYLSVMIYCEAFKLTDSKALMAIAMLLTTSIAMLPDSTITALTMSGFFIYQWSTAFMVFSFIILGIGYYVKCRRNSSCVGQGLR